Genomic window (Musa acuminata AAA Group cultivar baxijiao chromosome BXJ1-9, Cavendish_Baxijiao_AAA, whole genome shotgun sequence):
CTGCTCTCTCGAAGCATGAGGAGAGGAAGGGAGGAGGGGGAGGCTCTGCTGCTGGCGCCGCTCCTGGTGTTCATCGCGTTCCTCGGCCTCACGGCCGTCGGCGCCGAGGATCCCTACATCTACTTCACGTGGAAAGTCACCTACGGCACCATCTCCCCCCTGGGCATCCCTCAGCAGGCCATTCTCATCAACGGAGAGTTCCCCGGCCCCAATATCAACTCCACCACCAACAACAACATCGTCGTCAACGTCTTCAACAACCTGGATGAGCCCTTCCTCTTCACCTGGTTCGTCCCCTACTTCCTTTTCATGCTTTGATTTGTATGTACATAGGTCGGAGAATACAGGTCCCGTAAACTACTATGTACTGTTCTTCTGATGCAATAATATATTGCTTATAGTACATCTTATATTGTTGATATTGGAACAAGAGAACAACATCATATTCCTCATCTTGTATCATAAAGGAGAAAAAATGTAACCACTGAGGAGGGTTGATAGCATTTATTTTGTGTTGATGCATgaattgttctttttgttttgtgTTTGTGTGTGAAGTACTGCTTTAACATCATATAATAAAATTTGTCACTGTGACTAATCCAAGGATTATGTGACATATATCTACTTCTTTGTCGGTGaggtattcttcttcttcttctcagttGTATCCTATATATGCATGGCAGGAATGGGATCCAGCAGAGGAAGAACTCGTGGCAGGACGGCACGGCGGGCAGCAACTGCCCCGTCCCGCCGGGTCAAAACTACACCTACCACTTCCAGGTGAAGGACCAGATCGGCAGCTTCGTCTACTTCCCCAGCCTGGGCATGCATCGGGCCGCCGGCGGCTTCGGCGGCCTCCGCGTCAATAGCCGCCTCCTCATCCCCGTCCCCTTCGCTGACCCCGCCGACGACTACACCGTCCTCATCGGCGACTGGTACACCAAGAGCCACAAGATCCTCACCAAGCTCCTCGACTCCGGCCGCACCATCGGTCGCCCCGCTGGCGTCCTCATCAACGGCCGCTCCGGCAAGGACTCTGCCGGCAAGGACGATCCCCCGCTCTTCACCATGGAGGCCGGCAAGACCTACCGCTACCGCATCTGCAACGTCGGCATGAAGGTGACGCTCAACTTCCGCATGCAGTCCCACTCCATGAAGCTCGTCGAGATGGACGGCTCCCACACCATGCAGAACGTGTACGAATCCCTCGACATCCACGTCGGGCAGTGCCTCTCTGCGCTCGTCGAGGCTACCCAGGCGCCCAAGGACTACTACATGGTCGCCTCCTCCCGCTTCACCAAGTACACGCTGACGGCGTCCGGCCTGATCCGGTACGCCGGCTCCAACACTCCGCCGTCGCAGGACCTTCCCGCGGCGCCCGTCGGCTGGGCCTGGTCGTTCAACCAGTGGCGGTCCTTCCGGTGGAACCTCACCGCCAGTGCCGCCCGCCCCAACCCGCAGGGCTCCTACCACTACGGCAGCATCGACATCACTCGCACTATCAAGCTCGTCAACTCGGTGGGGCACGTCAACGGGAAGCGGCGCTACGCGCTCAACGCCGTGTCGCACCAGGACACTGCCACGCCGCTCAAGCTCGCCGAGTACTTCGGCATCGCCGACAAGGTGTTCAAGTACAACATCATCGGCGACGACCCGCCCGCCTCCACCGCCCCCATCAAGATTGCGCCCAACGTCATGAACGCCACCTTCCGGAACTTCATCGAGATCATCTTCGAGAACCCCGAGCGGAGCATGCAAGCCTACCATTTAGACGGCTACTCCTTCTTCCCCGTCGGGTGAGCTACAGATCAGTACTTGCGCCACCCAACACACACAAACAAACACACAGACACAACTGATGCTGTTGTTGCAGAATGGGACACGGGAAGTGGACGCCGCAGAGCCGGAAAACCTACAACCTTCTCGACACGGTGAGCCGGCACACGATCCAGGTGTACCAGCGGTCGTGGTCGGCGATCATGCTGACGTTCGACAACGCCGGCATGTGGAACCTGCGGTCGGAGCACTGGGAGAGGCGTTACTTGGGGCAGCAGCTCTACATCAGCGTGTTGTCGCCGGCGAGGTCCTTGAGGGACGAGTACAACATGCCGGAAAAGGCGCTGATCTGTGGCGACGTCGTCAATCTCCCGAGGCCGCCGTCCTACGTTTGAGCCGCCTGTGCCAGTCTATGCATGCTAAGTTCCTCTCAAGTCCATGGAGAAGGAAGTTGGGAAGAGGATAGCTCGAAATGGTACACATAGGAAGGCCAAGAAGGGAAGGAGCTGTTAAACACAAAGggcctttttttttaaattttatttaattttttttgttttttttgttttttggtttttCTGTGCCTTAAGGCTGTTTGTGATAATGCTATTGCAGCATTTCACCAATCTTATTGGTCTAAATTATTATTTACTTAAGGTTcatgttttataatttttattaaaaataaaaagataattttcttaAGAAGATGTTCACATATCAATCAAATCTTAGACCAATTACTTGTACAATAATacatttaatatcttaattaatAACAAATGATTATTTATGTGTGGTTCCTATTATTCTAATTGTAAATGTAGCACCCAAGTATTGACTCACATTACAAACAGATAAAGAGAGTCATGTTATTTATAGAAGAGTTTACCAACGACTTAACCTAAGTTCTTTGAGATGCATTAATCTCCAAGCATAATTTATGACAGCCTTAGGTTATCTCCGAACTAATTAATTATAGTAGTTAATTAGTGAACCATATCATATTCCTCCATTAATAAGAAaactcaaattatatatatatatatatatatatatatatatatatatatatatatatatatatatatatatatatatatatatatatatatatatatatatatataatgccatTATTGAGCCCACATTGTTTAGAACACAAAGgtttgggccatggatttggtcCACCAAAGACCGGTCTGCCAGTGCCTACTAGTATCAACTAGAGAGACAAAATAATTAAGCATAACAATAAAGTGATGGATGATACATCATCATTTTCTATTGTCATTGTTCAATAATAATTGAACACAACCATAGCAGGTTTTCTCAAAATATATAGATCAAAATTTTAGagtcaataataatttttttgtctTAAAACTTTCTTAATTTTCGTTTAGAATCACTCAAACTCTAATACAAATTTAGAATAAAGTTACAAAACCTTCAAACTTATGAAAAAAGTATTAATTATTATTGATGAGGATTGGAACTATTTAATACTCGATGACTGTGTTTTTATTAGGGTTACAATATGTtagattagtttttttttttaaattagaggTCTATCCAGGAACTCTAATAtacctttttttattattattctattataaTAAAGTGATAGGTGAAATATTCATCCTAATCACGACTCTACATGTATCAACATAGTTAGCAATGGAAAAGTCGGGTCCTGGTCAATGATTAGACTACGTGGACAATagtctaaaaaaattatttcgtcAAAATCGTATTTCACCCATATCTTAGaatattttctccaattaaaCCCACTATAAGTGGTAACCTGATCATCGTAAAATTAATGACACCACTTACCCTTGTGAGTAAGAGGGGATAATTGAGCTACAAGAGGAGAATGTTAGAATGTTAGAAACCTAGAAAAAGGGCAAAGAGGATAGCCTTCTTATattgataaatatcaaaaaagtCAGATGATATATATTTAAGTCTACCACATGATATTATATTTGAGTCTAACCTGCAATCTAATAGTTTAAGTTTTTGAATTGAATTGATTTCTAACTCAATATATGATAATCTGATGATTAGTCTGACTCATTTCCAATATATCTCTCCATCATTATCAATTTTTCTAAATATGCATGGTATCTAACTCATTATATTCTAGCAAATGATTGCATATTCTTATATTATGAATGGTTcattagaaaaaagaagaaaaaaagagactTGATCATCCAAGAAAAAACTTCTCTCTATTGGCCCATAAACCTCTTACAACTTTATATTCTGATCACATCCGTGTGAAGACCAAATGAGTTGTAATACCTTGAAAACGCCGCGATTCCTTCAATTACTTCCGCAACATACATGTCACAAAAGCATGTAGTCCACACCAGACTTCCCCATTTCATTTGAAACCTTGTCATCATACTACGGTTCTTCCAAGATGCCTTTTGGATCGAACAAGCAACAGTGTCTCTATCAATTCTGACATCTTTAATTCCCCATCCACCAAGTGGAAGAACCTCTCCCTTACTCTCAAACTCCACAACCCTCCTCCTCAATCCCTTGAGAGCATCTTTCTCACAGCTCAATAAAGGAGGGTTCTTAGTATTCTCCCGTTATCGATCAGCTCGAAACATTCAGGATATATAATGAGTGGTTCATGCAGTGGAGACACAGATGCAGAGTGTTCTTTGAGGCTGCTATCCACCTCAACCAAACTTTGATCGACATAGTCTGTGTTCTCAAGATTTGAGATGCCATTCAGTGAACTAAATTCTGCATCAACCCCAAGTTGATTCAGTTGTTCTTCAGCTTGAATAATGGTACTGTCACTTTTCTTTGATGAATCATCAGAGAGTGTAACACTAGTCTTGCTTATCACATCAGCTTGAGTAGCTGGTATCAGTAGATTTATGTTAGCCTTTGAACGTAGGCAGTAGTATCCCGGCGTAACATCATCTGAAGCATGTTATCCTCTCAAATTATTGGATATTCTTATATCATACATGGTTCAACAGAAGGAAAAAGATACATAAACCTAATCATTGAGGACCTGCCTCTCTCCATCCATCAGAATCAGGATAGGAAGAAAGAAGAATCATTGAGAACTTTATCTTCTGATCACTGCTGTCTGAAGTCCACATAAGCTGCATGTCAAAGAAGTATGCATGCAGTCCCCCACCAAACTGCCCCATCTTATTTGAAACCTTGTCATCATCTTCCACATCACTACTCCAGTTCTTCAAGATGCCCTTTGGATCAGATAAGTAACAGTCTCGATCAACTCTTCCATCTTTAATTCCCCATGCAGCAAGTGGAAGAACCTCTAAAGGGGTTACACTATGTCACGCACAGGACCATCTAACTTACGTATACCAGATGCCATACAAACTTGACCTACAATGTACTACTAATACGTAAGACACCAGTTTGCAGGATTACATCGAGATCGGTACATTCATTTTACGTATGTAACACGATGGATGATGTTATCTGTGCTTGCAGGTAGAACACATTTAATTTTACTGTGAAAGGAATGATCACCGGAGGAGAAGTCGTCGCAGGAAGCATTGGATGGATGTTGTCTAAGGTCAAGTGCATTGGTTTGGTACTCCGCCATGTGCAAGCACGGTTCATGGTAGGGTTAGGATGTTGACGTTGTCTGGGTTGACCCCCTTCAATCGTTGGATGGCTCTTACTAGCTGTTTAGCTTCTTTATATATACAGTCCATCTTTATAGAGTCTTGGTGGTGCTAACACAGTTGCATTCAGATTGAGCTTTGAAGGCAGGATGAAGATTTAGACTCTCGGAAGTAGGTGATCGATTAGCTTCTTTCTCGAGGCTTGATGCAAGTAAGAAATGGGTAGCTAGTGTTGCGGACATTTGAGGTCAAGGAAGTCGGCAAAGATGTGTGATGATATATATGGTGGCAATGTAGAGAGTTCTTCCGAGTTCTGTGAGTGGGGCAGTCGTTGCTGTGGAGTGTCTGCAAAGGCAAGGAAAGAGGAGCTGTCAGAAAGCAATGTTCAGATGCAGATCTTTGAAGCCTCTCGATGCAAGTTAAATTGGTTTTACGGTTTATCCGGAACTCAATGAGTAGTAGGAGTACATCATCAGCTTCTTAGGTTAGGAATAATCAATTAATATTTTGTACTATAAAAATATGGGCACACTCTGAGTATGTTTATGAATCATTTGTTGTCATGTTAGGAGAAGTTTATAGGCATCCGTACTACCAACTCTTGTGCATGACGACATTTAAAGAACACTTATTGTGATGTATATTGACCCCATGCATGCACAAGAAGTATCACGTAGGAGGATGAGTAGATTACCACGTAATCTACGTCACAACAGCATTTATGCATTCCTCATCGAGTGCATTCAGCTCATCACAATATTATAAGTTTATGCCTTAATCAATGAGACTAAATGTTACCTTTAACATCAACTACAGgtcttttgttgttgttattagtgTCCTTATAAAAGGATAAACTTCATCAAAAGACACATTGTTCGGAAGATGgactaattatattatattatctttataatttttatatttttaaaagttacattaagatttctatacttatgaaagtaaaatattccaTCTTGTTTTTCCTCACGTTATCGATTCTATTAACGAAAATATCATATAGTTTACCGCTGAGCATATGTGATATTTCTAATAATAGAATCGATGGTGCGAGGAGAaacaaaatttaatattttattttcataagtataaagattctaatataaattttgaaAGTGTAGAGATCGAAATACTAAAGTTAATAAGAAAATATGGAGAATCAACAAAACAAAAACCCAAATAAAATAATGATACAAGATTaagatgaaaaattaaaaatatatttaatttttttaatcatcccATGTTTAAACCTAGTGCCTCTTATACATCCTCTTTTTAAGATAATACCAAGTGATCTTTATTTTGATGAATTATATCTTGGACATATGAGGTAAAGTAtctcaatgcaaaaaaaaaaaaaataataataataataataataatatgaagaATCAATAAAAGCTTTATGAAttgggaaaataaataaaaattttaaaaatgattctTTCTTGAATAAATATGAGCCCTAAACTATTATTCTCTCAATCCCCCTAAACTTATAAGAcagaaattttaagattttttttggtCATATTCCTCCATACAACAatcaaaatcaaatttccaaAGATTTATTTGCATCCGTAAAACTTTATCCTTCAAATAATCTCATCCTTCAAGAAATTTGATTTATGTTATAAGTCAAATACATAAATAGATAAATGCCGAGTGTCTTTTGTTGACAAGACCATTACACACCGCAAGAAGGAATTCGACCGAGTTGGGGGAGATGGAGCACGCGTAGACATCTCCCCACCACCGCCACCCCAACCGCCTGTCACTTCATCTTCTTCCCCTTTGTTTAGCCTATCCAAACAATTATATTACGCGATATTCCTTATCTGAAGATTCCGGACAACGCAACGAGGCCCTGTGAAGTGGCTCAGCCAATGGCATCTTGACACCAAGATCAAGCTAGGGTTTGGCTCTTCTTcgtgttttgtttttgtttcttctgCCAAAGCTGGATTCCTGTTCTTCTTCTCTGATGTATATCTTCAGCCTTTCAATATTATTATCTGCAACCGTCGACTTATCTGCCTGCTCTCCCCCATTCCTCCAATGAGTCCTGTAGCTTGAGGATTGCAATGGTATTATTACTTTGGATATTGTTCGTTCGTCGGCCACAGTATTCCTTTTGTCTTGCATCATATCATACCGAAACTCTAATATCTTGATTGAATCTCGTGTGGATAATGATTTAGATTGACTTGCAAATCTAAAGCCTGAACCAACTCGATTAGAGAACGAACTAATGATCCCCCCGCGAGACACAAACTTACATGAACACAAGTTGCTTTCCGCTCTATAACTCAAGAAAAAGAACTAATTATCCTCACGAGACACGAACTCACACGAAACTCTTACTGTTTAACGTGTTATTTATTCGTTACCTTCCCCGCTCTGACCTCTCCCTGAACTCTCATCAAAAATAAATCCAATGAAATCAGACACAAATCAAACTCGAGACGTGCATGCTGCCTTTCAATCATCCGTGGAGTTGCCTGCATTTGTCTTCTTTGCATGCATTTGTCTTCTGCCAATTTCGCTATAGATCTCTACCCTAGTGGAGCGACTGATTCCCTGTCTTCTCTATGGCACACCTACAGATGAAAGCTCTTCAAAAGAAAGGGACAATGATCCAAAAAACCACCGAAAAACCCAATGAAAGATCACCGGCCTAGAGAACTACAACAAATAATTGGCTTATGAGTTCCTCCTCCACCAGATGAAATGAACACTCAGTCGGATTATACGGCTGGGCATTAAAGCCGATTCGATATTGGCCGTTGACCATCGGACTAGGCCATCATTCAATGAATTTGATCTCGAGTTATGTTAGTCATTCATTCATGACGACATCAAGAGATAGATTATAATAGTATAATTTACTTGTGATGATCTTGAGAACATCGAGCATTAAGTTGTTGTGGAGATTATAATAGTGTGATTTAATCGAGTAAAAATTTGGATTGATTTACGAGTGCTCGATAAGCATACTACTCCTAAAATGATTCAAATATAATAAGTTAATATAAATTCAATTATTTCA
Coding sequences:
- the LOC135593301 gene encoding L-ascorbate oxidase homolog, which encodes MRRGREEGEALLLAPLLVFIAFLGLTAVGAEDPYIYFTWKVTYGTISPLGIPQQAILINGEFPGPNINSTTNNNIVVNVFNNLDEPFLFTWNGIQQRKNSWQDGTAGSNCPVPPGQNYTYHFQVKDQIGSFVYFPSLGMHRAAGGFGGLRVNSRLLIPVPFADPADDYTVLIGDWYTKSHKILTKLLDSGRTIGRPAGVLINGRSGKDSAGKDDPPLFTMEAGKTYRYRICNVGMKVTLNFRMQSHSMKLVEMDGSHTMQNVYESLDIHVGQCLSALVEATQAPKDYYMVASSRFTKYTLTASGLIRYAGSNTPPSQDLPAAPVGWAWSFNQWRSFRWNLTASAARPNPQGSYHYGSIDITRTIKLVNSVGHVNGKRRYALNAVSHQDTATPLKLAEYFGIADKVFKYNIIGDDPPASTAPIKIAPNVMNATFRNFIEIIFENPERSMQAYHLDGYSFFPVGMGHGKWTPQSRKTYNLLDTVSRHTIQVYQRSWSAIMLTFDNAGMWNLRSEHWERRYLGQQLYISVLSPARSLRDEYNMPEKALICGDVVNLPRPPSYV